The DNA region TCCTCCTTGTGTGCCCTTGCATATGTAGGAAGCCCCTGTGAGCTACTAGGGCTAGCCACAGATATTTGAGTAGCTAGTCTTGCCGATTCCATATGCTTCTGAAACTCACTTTCTTCCATCGATAGCGAGCGAGCATTAACATCTATTATAAACATCTTTGCTGAAATGAGGTTTGTCAGATAATATTCGACTTCTGAAATTAGCTTCGTTTCCCTTCTAAAGAGCTGAACAAACTTTAGATTTGAGTGCAGCTGAGGAGGATTGGCCTACATCACATTTTCAGAAAGATCTCAGTTATAATCAAAACTGAGAAGAAATAGCAAGAGTAAACATTCGCCAAGAGGAGCTTGCCTTGATAGTAATATAGATAAGAATAGGAAGGAACTCATCAGCCCCAGAGAGTGTTCGATCACTTGACATCGATATGTTCAGAAGCAAGTTATTGATGACTTGACAGCAGCTCATGATGCATAGAAGCTTCTCACGTGGTGCTTTGAAGGAATTTATCTTTTGCAACTCTTTCACTGCAAGCTAGAGTGGCATGTGCAGCCAAAGAATGGTCATTAGCACGGACATTTGGTTGTACACTGGAATGATTTCTTTTATGTGAATTTTGGATAATTAAAAGCTTTCATATGGACAAGTTGAATATTACATGATGAAACCCAGTAATCTTGAACATTACGATGAGAATACTATTCAGTATTGACAACAGAAAAAGATAGTGCCAGATACTTGACAATTGACACCCTTTTCAATATTGAAGCTAGTAAATGTCTTCAAGTAATACTTGGGGCTTCATTTCGAGACAACATATAAAGCTATTCAAATACGTAGTTAAGTACAGTTAGAGTAGCATACACTGATTACTCCCATCGTTACAACTTACAACTACCAGGGACTGACATGGCGTTGTGAATGTCTAAAGATCAGAATGAATTACCAGCCAAGAGGCCTCATTATGCAGAACCTTAGGTATATCCAAGTGATGAGGCTTAACAAACTGCTGCAGTAGACCAATCTTCTCCGAGATCTCCATGTCGGTAATGGCATCCTCTGACGAGGTCCCAAACGTGCGGTCGAACAATTTTGTCATGATGTACTTCTCAAGGCCCTAATGCACAAAATATCATCAGTGCGTCTAGGAGCTCATTGCGTCAATGCAGACAGCATGGGCGAAAGGAGGGCAAAAAAAACAATGAGGTTTCACCTCGAGCGCGTGGTCGATTTCCTGGTTGGTGGCGTTGGCCCAGAGCGGGTGGTCCCTGATGGCGTCCTCCATCTCAGTGAGGAAGGCCTGTACCTTGCTGCCGTCCTCCTCGGCGTTGGGTTCGTTGAAGGAGAAGGACACGAGGAAGCTGTGGGCGCAAAACTAACCGCTGGTTAGATAGATCCATAGCGAGCAATCCGCGCTCTACTATCTAGTCATCTAGATTGATCAATTCAAGCTACGATTTTTTGGCGGTGTGGCCTCGCCGGAGTACGGGACGGGGAAGGGGTGACTGACCTCTTGATCGAACGGAAGAGATCGGCGGCGGCTGGGCGGCGCATGCGGTCGAGGAAGTCGAAGAAGTCCGGACGCGACGCCGCCGACGTGGGGCTCTCCATCGCAACttcgcacgccgccgcctgcgaTTGCCTCGTGGTGTCCGCGTGCGGGCGCGTCGGCCGATCCGTCTGACCAGTCGGTGTCGGTTTACAGCCTAGAATGAGGTGCCGTGCCGTGTGCGCGGGCTGCCGGGTTGGATTACAGTTCCAGCTTCCTCTGCTAGTACAGTGCTGCCCCGAACAGGAGGATCCCGATCCACGCGGCGATTTCGCCGCCTTGATCTCGCGATTGCTGGATAGAGATTGTAGCAGAGTTGGATCAGGTTGCAGAACAAGCGAGTAGTACTACATTTCAACTCCCTTCCGAAAAGGAAAGGGCAGGGAAGAACAGAGGGAATGCAGCACCCACTGTCAGACAAAAATAGTTTGGGGGTCTTTCTCTGCAAATACGCAAAGGGATTCATTCAGAAATCAGAACACTCCAATGATGACAACAGACATCAGTTGACAAATTATGGTTTCTCCGTAGCACAATCAAGAACACGCACATTTCTGTCCATCTACAATCCCACATACATCCTGTTGAGAATCAATCTTCTGCCAGGGCATTGCCTGGTTGTGGAGGCATCCATCTCGCTCAGTTGCTCAAACGGCGGCATGAGTCTTCCTTTGCAAAGATAACTTGCTGCTTGTTCCATCACCTTGCCCGCTTTGAATGGCAAAGTTTCATGGGCACATTTTCCATGCAAGATGCATCACATTGTCGTCGATGTACGGACGCAAATCCCACATGAGGCAATAGCTCTGGAGTTCTAATGACGGTGTTTTAATGGATAAAGCACTGATAATCCTTTCCTGTAGGGGAAGGTAAATCTTCGTTACTCAAAAGGTGAACCAAAATGATGGGGACGCCGCAAAATGCAAAGCATAAAAGCAAAATGAACATTCTGACACATGGACACAGTTTACCTGCATCATATAGTCAAGCTTCAACATGTTGCGAATGATGACCATCACTGTAACATATGATACATCGCTATCCAACTCATCTACACTTTTATCCTCCTCCTGTAGTGTAGAGACACCCTGGTACCCAGTTTCCATTTCACTTGATCATTGCAAACCACAAGTTTTTTTTTCTGATCAACAGAACACTGAAAGTAAGGGACCAGAAAAGGAATGTTGGGACAGAAACTTCCTACCTCCATGATGCAAGATTCAGTAGTCAGCTTGCTGTCGATGCTATGACTGTCTGAAACTTTTAGAGCACTTAAACTGGCTGTTAGTGTGATTCCATAGATATCCTCAACTAGACATTCAAGCTCTTCAAGCAAAGCCTTAACTAGCAGAAAATAAAAGAACAGTAGCCAAATTAGAATTGGGAGTTTCACTAAAATGATAAGAAGGCGATATTATAATTTATAAACCATAGCTTCAGCTTTAAAATATGAATCGAAGAAGACAATTGAAAGGCATTGATGAACACCATTAAAATGCTTGAGAATATTGAATAGGACAAAGATAAACAAACTATATAAGATACTGAATGATCAATTACCTTTGTTTATATGATCTTTAAGTCCATCTTCGCATGAACGTACTGGTACAAGGAAAAGGAAAATTTCAATATCAAACTGATTAAAGGATATGGACTATGGAGTTATCAATGAAAAGAACAATAAAGTTGTCTAAAGCTCAGACTTTTAACAAAGAAAACCAAGGGCCACACCAGAATACATAGAATTTGCTCAAATCACAATATGAGATAAAACTGTACAATCAGGACCTCACATAGTCAGTACTACTCGAGTTCAGAAGAAAAATACAAATCTAGATAAGCAAGTCATATCAATTATTAGCATACAAGAATAAGATGGGCTTTTCACTAATTAAGTTATATAACTCACACTGATTTATGTTTGAGATATTTTGGCAGTGAAGCCTGCAACCAGCTTCAAGATAGGACCTCATTCTGCCAGTGCGGTTAGATTTAAGTATCTGATTCATGACATCTGATTCGGTAGGAATCTGCGGCCTCTGAAAATAATCTGAAATAAGATAATTCAGTGCCTGTATCATATTACGGAGGAAACACCGGTAAACAGTGCATGATATACCACCATAATGTATTAATGTTACAGAGTAAAGGGCACAACAACGGACTATATAAACTAAACCTTGAAGGGCTATCGGTTGTGCTCACaaaaggagagggagagcaTATCAGAGTTACTAACCAAGTTCCTGATGGAATCTCATGAGCAATCGCTTCCCAGATTCAGCTAGCTCCTCAAACCGAGCCACCCTGCGTCACGGGTGGAAGAACCAGCACAGCACGTGTTAATGGGAATTTCAGTCGACAAAAGAAACAAATTTCAGATAGCGTAGGAGGACAGATTACTTGGTCATGAACTCGACGAAAACATCGCGGCAAGTGCTCTCATCCTCACCCTCCgcgtcgggcggcggcggcggcggcggcggctgcgctgGCGCTGAAGTCTCTCCCTCCATTGCCTGCAAACTTCCACGGAGCTCTCGCCTCGGCAGCGACGGCGAGACGAGCCCAGTATAACTGTTTAGTGAGCCGGTAGACGCTTTCGGCCCATGTTTCGGTTCACTGGGCCTACACAGGCCGAGACTTCTTAATCCACGGTGGGCTCGGCCTTCCGCCCCCGTCGTCGAGGACAGCGGCCGCGAATGGAGAACGGCCGGCGAGGCGCCACGTGTCTCCAACCGCTGCCTCACTCGCTCTACTCCCTCGCCGTCCTCACCCTGCTCGTCGTCTCCCAACAGTCTCGACGGGCGCCGTCTCCGCTTCTCCGACTCCGAGATGGTGGCCTCGGCACTAGCCTCCCGAGCGCTGCAGCCCCCGCACGGCCACCATCCGGCCGCGCCTCCGCCGCGTGCGCGCTCGTCAATCGCCGCCACTCGCCGACGCGTGGCGGCCGCATCCGCACGCTGCCGAGCAGTGGCTGCCGACGAGCGCCCCGCCGACCCCGCCTTCCCCGAGGGCCAGAACGGCGGGTTTTCCGGGTAAATGCCGCACCCATCCGTACCGCACCAAAGTGACCATTCAAATTTCAGACCTCCTCATCGTCTCCCCGTTATTGTGTTGGTTTCGGTCGATCAGGGCGGTGGAGAGGCCGGAGGCGGATGTCGTCGTGATCGGCAGCGGGCTCGGAGGGCTGTGCTGCGCGGGGCTCCTGGCGAGGTACGGTCAGGATGTGCTGGTGCTAGAGAGCCATGACCGCCCGGGAGGCGCCGCTCACTCGTTCGATATCAAGGGGTTCAACTTCGACTCGGGGCCATCCTTATTCTCCGGGTTCCAGTCCAGAGGTCCCCAGGCAAATCCACTTGCTCAGGTGAGCTCACCTGCTACTTGGTTGTGCATAGCCTTTTGGTATTTTGGTAGTTGGATGAACTGCCAATGTTGATAAAAAAGAGCTTGAAATTGTTCTGATCGTTCAAATGTCTCAGGTCCTTGATGCCTTAGGTGAATCGGTACCTTGTGCGTCATATGACTCTTGGATGGTTTATATACCTGAAGGACAATT from Panicum hallii strain FIL2 chromosome 9, PHallii_v3.1, whole genome shotgun sequence includes:
- the LOC112874316 gene encoding vacuolar protein sorting-associated protein 9A-like, which gives rise to MESPTSAASRPDFFDFLDRMRRPAAADLFRSIKSFLVSFSFNEPNAEEDGSKVQAFLTEMEDAIRDHPLWANATNQEIDHALEGLEKYIMTKLFDRTFGTSSEDAITDMEISEKIGLLQQFVKPHHLDIPKVLHNEASWLLAVKELQKINSFKAPREKLLCIMSCCQVINNLLLNISMSSDRTLSGADEFLPILIYITIKANPPQLHSNLKFVQLFRRETKLISEVEYYLTNLISAKMFIIDVNARSLSMEESEFQKHMESARLATQISVASPSSSQGLPTYARAHKEETDLAGSRFPFMDSETESLNPEEVMQLHDLYRQVVTRYTLLSKALRKLSIDEDQLLSSVDDS
- the LOC112874319 gene encoding uncharacterized protein LOC112874319 isoform X1, coding for MEGETSAPAQPPPPPPPPDAEGEDESTCRDVFVEFMTKVARFEELAESGKRLLMRFHQELDYFQRPQIPTESDVMNQILKSNRTGRMRSYLEAGCRLHCQNISNINQLRSCEDGLKDHINKVKALLEELECLVEDIYGITLTASLSALKVSDSHSIDSKLTTESCIMEGVSTLQEEDKSVDELDSDVSYVTVMVIIRNMLKLDYMMQERIISALSIKTPSLELQSYCLMWDLRPYIDDNVMHLAWKMCP
- the LOC112874319 gene encoding uncharacterized protein LOC112874319 isoform X2 — encoded protein: MEGETSAPAQPPPPPPPPDAEGEDESTCRDVFVEFMTKVARFEELAESGKRLLMRFHQELDYFQRPQIPTESDVMNQILKSNRTGRMRSYLEAGCRLHCQNISNINQLRSCEDGLKDHINKVKALLEELECLVEDIYGITLTASLSALKVSDSHSIDSKLTTESCIMEEEDKSVDELDSDVSYVTVMVIIRNMLKLDYMMQERIISALSIKTPSLELQSYCLMWDLRPYIDDNVMHLAWKMCP